A portion of the Glycine max cultivar Williams 82 chromosome 10, Glycine_max_v4.0, whole genome shotgun sequence genome contains these proteins:
- the LOC100784533 gene encoding uncharacterized protein has product MSGGVGPTGSDISLPQEQEVGHKEPQEQHSLKNLHKTITTTPHKPTFLSFRHLNCLAVVVVLSASGMVAPEDFAFVLFSIIYMYFLSKMAFPSLLPSKEEPLVFNPKNKVLALYVFVGAIIGLYAPIAYILEGIFEGDKEGIKAAAPHVFLLSSQVFMEGVAFSGRFSTPMRAFVPVFYNSRRIFTIVDWLRSEINKVNEVHSGSDRRIFVGRVLAVANMAFWCFNLFGFLLPVYLPKVFRLYYAGHKD; this is encoded by the coding sequence ATGTCAGGTGGTGTTGGTCCAACGGGCAGTGACATTAGCCTACCACAAGAACAAGAAGTTGGCCACAAAGAACCGCAAGAACAACATTCACTCAAGAATCTCCACAAAACCATCACCACCACACCACACAAACCAACTTTCCTCTCTTTCCGCCATCTCAACTGCTTAGCTGTGGTTGTTGTCTTATCCGCCAGTGGCATGGTTGCCCCTGAAGACTTCGCCTTTGTGCTCTTCTCCATAATCTACATGTACTTCTTATCAAAGATGGCTTTCCCATCTCTTCTCCCATCAAAGGAGGAACCTTTAGTTTTCAACCCAAAAAACAAGGTCCTTGCCCTCTATGTGTTTGTAGGGGCCATCATTGGACTTTATGCCCCAATAGCTTATATTTTAGAGGGAATATTTGAGGGTGACAAAGAAGGGATCAAAGCAGCTGCACCCCATGTTTTTCTCTTGTCCAGCCAAGTCTTCATGGAAGGTGTGGCATTCTCTGGCAGGTTCTCAACTCCAATGAGAGCTTTTGTGCCTGTCTTTTAcaactcaaggaggattttcacCATTGTGGATTGGCTTAGGAGTGAGATCAACAAGGTTAATGAAGTGCACAGTGGGTCTGATAGGAGGATCTTTGTTGGGAGGGTACTTGCTGTGGCTAACATGGCCTTCTGGTGTTTCAATTTGTTTGGATTTCTGTTGCCTGTTTATCTTCCAAAAGTTTTTAGGTTGTATTACGCTGGTCACAAAGACTGA